atagGCATTTGATTAGAagccataaaaaatatataatttgaagATAACAAGAATTttcaaagaggaaaaaaaataccaattttgttttgttgtttaaataagagaaaaatagaatgaaaataaatgtgaaatatgacaaaaattaagaataatttattcaatcaaacttaactatttttatatctttcttATAAGGTgattggtaaatcaacttaatgatttaatactttctaattcattaattaaattaaatatgcttggtaaaataacttgatggcataacttaaagtaaaaaaataactttaagtattaaattaaaatagttaatttatttttaatttcaaatatttttttcattatttattaatGTTTAATAAGAATATATTCTACAACTATGAGTTTACACTtacaactcattttttataataaatatttttgtaagtAACTATGCATCTACAATAtttctaattaaatatttaacaaataaatttattacttattattaaCGAAAACATAAATATTAGCTAAAAGTAATGAGTAAATACAACCTTAATactcaaagtaaaaaataaataataaattttaaatcaacaatttaaaatgaaaccaaggtataagaataACAACTGACTCATAGCACAAACAAATAGGATCCAAAGGTGTACACATGATACACCTGATTGATCCGCAAAGTATATTTTGCTTACTATAACGGGACCCACAATGCTATCACGAGTTCAGCAATAGTTTGATTACTCACACCTTCGTAATCCAAtccccaaagagaagcaaagaaacATCTTCACAAAGATTGGGGAGGAGAAAAAAGGGCGAGATAAAAGGTTAATAATTTACCAAGCAGAGAAGGCCAAAGGTTGATCTCACAGCAACCAAGAGTTAACAGAGGAACCAAAGAGCATTATTTAATCTGAGGCAGCAATGATCATTTTTAGAATCAATCATCTTCTCGATATCAATAATGATTGTGTCCAAGATGCCTGTTTTCTAAAAGGGCTCTTAATGACTCCTGATGAATGAGATGATAATCTATCAGAACTGTATCTTTGCGCTTTCTTGGCAGATTACCAGGTCCAAGAATGAAAGCAAGAATAACTCATTTGGATGCATACAGAGTGCAAGTGTTTGATACCACAAAGTTCAAACCTAAACACAATCATGAATGTTAATGACATTGGAATGCATGGGTTGCATAAAAATCGATAGCAGTTGCATAAAGAATGAAGCAGTCGATATGGTACAATTCTGTTATTCTTCCTCTATGCAATAATAGAAGCCAACGTCGTATATGCAACAGCGAAACCATGCCactgaaaattttgagagagTGCTTCTAAAATGCAAGTCAATTACAACCATTATTAATGTTAATGAGATTTAGAATTATACTGATCCTTACGAATGCTTTGCCAGAAGTGCTGAGCTCTCCACCAATATCAGAGACTGGAAGGCCCTGTTTGGGAAGGATAAGACTGAAATACGTAAGCAATGGCACATGGAAAGATATGCAATTATCATTGAATACATTTTCCATGGATGGAGCAATACACAGCATGACTGAAAAGAGACCTACCTTTTGCACTCATCCAAATGTATAGTAATAATCAACATGGATAACCTAAAGAAATACTCAAAGATTACAGCAAATATATAAATGCATAAGGATGATATAGTTCATGGAACCAGGGGAGAAATAGTCTTTGAGAAAGAAGGAATTGTTATCCCAATAACATGTCTTTGTGATGGTAAGCCATTCCCAGCATCTTCACAAGCTTAGCTGATCTCCTCCTCCATGCTTAAAATAGTGACGGAAGAAATATAAGTAGGTGTAGTGGTTGACATCATTTTAGATGTAAAATAAGGTTTAGCAAGCGACACAAAACCTAAGAATCAAGAATTATGAAATGTTTAACCTCCttgaataaaaaaggagaaaagctaAAACATAACATAGTACAAAAAAAGCAAGCAAAGAGGGCAGATGACAATGCTTGGTTTATATAGTATACTGAAACATAATAATCCAAGGAAAGATAAGATCTTATTTGGCTTACCAAGTCCAATCTCATCTTCAATATTCCATCTTTCAGGTATTTTCAGTCAAGGTTGTGAACTCctaaataaagatttatatcCAAACAACCCATAACACAAATTTCTATGATTTATTGTTCCTTTTATCTTcttaaatttgacatatacagTTAGCAATCAAGAGAAACATGTTTCCAGAAGATATGAGTTCACTACAAACTATTAATTTGTGAGGAGAATTGGGAACCTTCTATTGGTAATTTGAAGGATCCACATACTATACATACTAATAGAAGAACAGAGGATTCCATGACTGATCATAAACAAATTCCACTGAAAACACAACAAACTTTTTATGATTCAGAAATGGGCACTCAAACTGCCATTAAATCTATATATATTCATAGATTTTGAGAACAAGGCTTTATCATGGAAAAAAACCATTAACCTCCCCTAACATTTGgtgaaattaagaaaacatCCCTGACTTTTGAAATGAAATGCTAACCCTCTAATGAGATTTTTCAGATCTAATAAATAATGAAAGTGACGCAAATAACTCTCAAATAGATGAATATGACATCcaattgaatataaatatattttataagtaatataaaaaaaatgtattttcatcTCAACAGATATGTGAATacataaaataaacttaaaatatcAACTCAAGGTTAACAACTCCAACTAAATTCAACCAACCCAATTCTAATAGTAATCATAACCACAATCAGAATCATAAGAACAGTAGTATTCGTCATGCCAAATAGAAAGCTTAGAACCCCCAAGCTTGAATGCATTAATATGCGAGGCAAGATTCAATAACTCGTCATCACCCTCAAAACCTATACAGTCCCTAATGTCTAAAAGCTCAAGTTTATTGCAACCTTGCAATATCATCACCAGACTCTTCCGCTCAATGAATGTTCCCCTTAAAATCAAGTACTTAATGTTAGGCAGTGACACAATGGCTGACACTTCATTTTCCCAAACTTCAGAGTCAATAACACTTAGCCCAAAAAAGTTCTTGCAATGGCAGCTGATTTGGTGTAGGATTTCTTCCAAGTTAGAGGGTCTTTCAAGTCTCAACTGTTCTAGATTTCTCCACTTGCTTATTAATTCTGGAATAATGGCTGATTCTCTCTTAAGTAGATCATTGGGCAGCTCCAAAACTTTCAGTGCAGGACACCTGAAAACAACAATTCATTACAGAGTTATTTCTAGAATTTCTTCGGTGCAAGGAAGACAAGCTTTAAAGTGGTGAATGCTTTCAATAGACGAGTCTTAACTACTTTATTTGAGTACATGACCTTGCCACACAATTTTCATACTTCTTTTAGtcacattttcaaaacttcaaatacTGTTGATAAAATTTGAAGGTTTGACTAAAGAAGTATGGGG
This region of Vitis vinifera cultivar Pinot Noir 40024 chromosome 5, ASM3070453v1 genomic DNA includes:
- the LOC100246886 gene encoding F-box/LRR-repeat protein At3g48880, coding for MEEQKSVELNMDCLVNVLGRVEMDSLLFAVPYVCKSWYKVSLDPVCWKRLVFPHFEQMVMKRFMEVYQSIGPFSVTSFINSIVRRSNRLATALVLPDYCTKEALEYAADECPALKVLELPNDLLKRESAIIPELISKWRNLEQLRLERPSNLEEILHQISCHCKNFFGLSVIDSEVWENEVSAIVSLPNIKYLILRGTFIERKSLVMILQGCNKLELLDIRDCIGFEGDDELLNLASHINAFKLGGSKLSIWHDEYYCSYDSDCGYDYY